From a region of the Stenotrophomonas sp. BIO128-Bstrain genome:
- the aroC gene encoding chorismate synthase translates to MSSNSFGKLLTVTTFGESHGPAIGCVVDGCPPGLEISADEFAHDLQRRATGKSRHTSARREADEIEILSGVYEGRTTGTPIGLLIRNTDQRSKDYTNIAQQFRPGHADYSYWQKYGIRDPRGGGRSSARETTMRVAAGVIAKKWLLQRHGVTVRGYLSQLGEITPTGFDWSAVEDNPFFWPVADQVPALESYMDALRKSGDSVGARVNVVADGVPPGWGEPIYGKLDGDLAAALMSINAVKGVEIGDGFASAAQKGTEHRDLLTPQGFASNHAGGILGGISTGQQVTASIVLKPTSSLRLPGATVDASGASVEVITTGRHDPCVGIRATPIAEAMMALVLMDQALRHRAQCGDVGEITPRIPGTIDG, encoded by the coding sequence GTGAGTTCCAACAGCTTCGGCAAACTGCTGACCGTCACCACCTTCGGCGAATCGCACGGTCCGGCGATCGGCTGCGTGGTGGACGGCTGTCCGCCGGGGCTGGAGATCAGCGCCGACGAATTCGCCCACGACCTGCAGCGGCGGGCCACCGGCAAGAGCCGGCACACCTCCGCGCGGCGCGAAGCCGATGAGATCGAGATCCTGTCCGGGGTGTACGAAGGCCGTACCACCGGCACCCCGATCGGCCTGCTGATCCGCAATACCGACCAGCGCAGCAAGGATTACACCAACATCGCCCAGCAGTTCCGTCCGGGCCATGCCGACTACAGCTACTGGCAGAAGTACGGCATCCGCGATCCGCGCGGTGGCGGTCGTTCGTCCGCGCGCGAAACCACCATGCGCGTCGCTGCCGGCGTCATCGCCAAGAAGTGGCTGCTGCAGCGCCATGGCGTCACGGTGCGTGGCTATCTCTCGCAGCTGGGCGAGATCACCCCGACCGGCTTCGACTGGTCGGCGGTGGAAGACAATCCGTTCTTCTGGCCGGTCGCCGATCAGGTGCCGGCGCTGGAAAGCTACATGGATGCGCTGCGCAAGTCCGGTGATTCGGTCGGCGCGCGCGTCAACGTGGTGGCTGACGGCGTGCCGCCGGGCTGGGGCGAGCCGATCTACGGCAAGCTCGATGGCGATCTGGCGGCCGCGCTGATGAGCATCAATGCAGTCAAGGGCGTGGAGATCGGCGACGGCTTTGCCAGCGCCGCGCAGAAGGGCACCGAGCACCGTGACCTGCTCACCCCGCAGGGCTTTGCCAGCAACCATGCCGGCGGCATCCTCGGTGGCATTTCCACCGGCCAGCAGGTCACCGCCTCGATCGTGCTCAAGCCGACCTCCAGCCTGCGCCTGCCCGGTGCCACGGTGGACGCCAGCGGTGCCTCGGTCGAGGTGATCACCACCGGTCGCCACGACCCCTGCGTCGGCATCCGCGCCACGCCGATCGCCGAGGCGATGATGGCACTGGTGCTGATGGACCAGGCGCTGCGGCATCGCGCCCAGTGCGGCGATGTCGGCGAGATCACCCCGCGCATCCCGGGCACGATCGATGGCTGA
- a CDS encoding transglycosylase SLT domain-containing protein, with protein sequence MPVPVLLVRGWPLLAVAAMLSFVPEAHAQRVSARDKAKVEALDQRMTAAEKRYNAALVLVNNADPKGTNEADAALEDMEDVISACVAQKGCQVSNLLPTYKRLLKSNADSQQDREDGTVIADGTLLEADPDHVGPLAADVPEAARAAALLNDKRHAFDTMVEYNPAVQAGIRRWLTDMRPALLTSYENYQNLRAVMWPEWEKRGLPEALLFGIMAKESNGRVHASSRAGAAGLMQFMPATGRRFGLGPDGTGFDTRFDARSAAEASATYLNERMRELNNSVELSLAGYNGGEGRAIRVFRQYPGQSFWTDSVYNQFPGETKDYVPMVIAAAWIYLHPQQYGVEFPKINAQPATIRLAKSTTIYELTICLGSTGTRDGYMRALRNLNPRYEADGWIPAGTTINATTRIAGLYNRFCVSGPRADLARTLITADLNAAIVRPTAVSYTGNVAVGSVVPVAQAQAMPAVTPAAPVAVPAAKPKAKPARSYKVGKGETLGKIAARFQCDVPTLARANGLKAPAYSLRQGQSIKLQGCDK encoded by the coding sequence ATGCCCGTTCCTGTCTTGCTTGTCCGTGGTTGGCCGTTGCTGGCGGTCGCCGCGATGCTGTCGTTCGTCCCCGAGGCCCATGCCCAGCGCGTCTCCGCCCGCGACAAGGCCAAGGTGGAGGCGCTCGATCAGCGCATGACAGCCGCCGAGAAGCGCTACAACGCGGCGCTGGTGCTGGTGAACAATGCCGACCCGAAAGGCACCAACGAGGCCGATGCCGCGCTGGAGGACATGGAGGATGTGATCAGCGCCTGCGTGGCCCAGAAGGGCTGCCAGGTCAGCAACCTGCTGCCGACCTACAAGCGCCTGCTCAAGAGCAACGCCGACAGCCAGCAGGACAGGGAGGACGGCACCGTCATCGCCGACGGCACCCTGCTGGAGGCCGACCCGGACCATGTCGGCCCGCTGGCTGCCGACGTGCCCGAAGCTGCCCGCGCCGCAGCGCTGCTCAATGACAAGCGCCACGCCTTCGACACCATGGTCGAGTACAACCCGGCCGTGCAGGCGGGCATCCGCCGCTGGCTGACCGACATGCGCCCGGCGCTGCTCACCAGCTACGAGAACTACCAGAACCTGCGGGCGGTGATGTGGCCGGAGTGGGAAAAGCGTGGCCTGCCCGAAGCGTTGCTGTTCGGCATCATGGCCAAGGAATCCAACGGGCGGGTGCATGCGTCCTCGCGTGCGGGCGCGGCGGGGTTGATGCAGTTCATGCCGGCCACCGGCCGTCGTTTCGGCCTGGGCCCGGATGGCACCGGCTTCGACACCCGCTTCGATGCGCGCAGCGCGGCCGAGGCCAGCGCCACCTACCTCAACGAGCGCATGCGCGAGCTCAACAACAGCGTCGAGCTGTCGCTGGCCGGTTACAACGGCGGTGAGGGCCGTGCCATCCGGGTGTTCCGCCAGTATCCGGGCCAGAGCTTCTGGACCGACAGCGTCTACAACCAGTTCCCGGGCGAGACCAAGGACTACGTGCCGATGGTGATCGCCGCGGCCTGGATCTATCTGCACCCGCAGCAGTACGGCGTGGAGTTCCCGAAGATCAACGCACAGCCGGCCACCATCCGCCTGGCCAAGTCGACCACGATCTATGAACTGACCATCTGCCTGGGCAGCACCGGCACCCGCGACGGCTACATGCGCGCGCTGCGCAACCTCAACCCGCGCTATGAGGCCGACGGCTGGATTCCGGCCGGCACCACCATCAACGCGACCACCCGCATCGCCGGGCTGTACAACCGCTTCTGTGTCAGCGGCCCGCGTGCCGATCTGGCCCGCACCCTGATCACCGCCGACCTCAATGCGGCGATCGTTCGCCCCACGGCGGTGAGCTACACCGGCAACGTGGCGGTCGGCAGCGTGGTGCCGGTCGCCCAGGCCCAGGCGATGCCAGCGGTGACCCCGGCCGCCCCGGTGGCGGTCCCGGCCGCCAAGCCCAAGGCCAAGCCGGCGCGCAGCTACAAGGTCGGCAAGGGCGAGACCCTGGGCAAGATCGCCGCCAGGTTCCAGTGCGACGTGCCCACGTTGGCGCGGGCCAACGGCCTCAAGGCCCCGGCCTATTCGCTCAGGCAGGGCCAGAGCATCAAACTGCAGGGCTGCGACAAGTAA
- the truA gene encoding tRNA pseudouridine(38-40) synthase TruA, with the protein MRYALGVEYDGSEFKGWQQLGESGCPSVQASLQEALSSVANAPIQVVCAGRTDAGVHGECQVVHFDTDVVRDPRSWMLGTTTRLPRSIAVRWCVPVADEFHARFAARARRYRYRLLNRQVRPALYRQTLSWERRPLDAGLMHAAGQALLGENDFSAFRSVQCEALHARRNMQSLSVTRQGEVVEVAVQANAFLHHMVRNIVGSLILVGCGEQPVSWMEQLLAGRDRTVAGPTAPPQGLVFVGPLYPDNWQLPAEVTL; encoded by the coding sequence ATGCGCTACGCACTGGGCGTGGAATACGACGGCAGCGAATTCAAAGGCTGGCAGCAGCTCGGTGAGAGCGGCTGCCCGAGCGTGCAGGCCAGCCTGCAGGAAGCGCTGTCCTCGGTGGCCAATGCGCCGATCCAGGTCGTGTGTGCCGGGCGTACCGATGCCGGCGTCCATGGCGAATGCCAGGTCGTGCATTTCGATACCGACGTCGTGCGCGATCCGCGCAGCTGGATGCTGGGCACCACCACCCGCCTGCCGCGTTCGATCGCCGTGCGCTGGTGCGTTCCGGTGGCCGATGAGTTCCATGCGCGCTTCGCCGCGCGCGCGCGCCGCTACCGCTATCGCCTGCTCAATCGCCAGGTCCGCCCGGCGCTCTATCGGCAGACCTTGAGCTGGGAGCGCCGGCCGCTGGATGCCGGGCTGATGCATGCGGCAGGGCAGGCCCTGCTGGGCGAGAACGACTTCAGTGCCTTCCGCAGCGTGCAGTGCGAGGCCCTGCACGCGCGCCGGAACATGCAGTCGCTCTCGGTGACCCGCCAGGGCGAGGTGGTGGAGGTCGCCGTTCAGGCCAATGCATTCCTTCATCACATGGTGCGCAATATCGTCGGTTCACTGATTCTGGTCGGTTGTGGTGAGCAACCGGTCTCGTGGATGGAGCAGTTGCTGGCCGGGCGCGACCGTACCGTCGCCGGCCCGACCGCTCCGCCGCAGGGATTGGTCTTCGTTGGTCCCCTGTACCCCGACAACTGGCAGCTGCCTGCCGAGGTCACCTTATGA
- the prmB gene encoding 50S ribosomal protein L3 N(5)-glutamine methyltransferase, with product MTAETAAELHTIIDLIRYGTSRFNAAGLTFGHSYDNALDEATQLVLHSLHLPHDLGPAYGQARLLQDEKVRVLELFQRRIDERIPAAYLTGEAWFAGLSFKSDARALVPRSPIAELIECGFEPWLAGRDVHRALDLCTGSGCIAIAMGHYYPNWEVDGVDLSDEALSLAEENKERLQTPNVTLLKSDLFNGLTGRHYDLIVTNPPYVTNDETDALPQEYSYEPEMGLRAGDDGLDLVLKILRDAPLHLSEDGLLICEVGESEQHLYKLLPEVDFRWVEFKVGQMGIFAVECRELIAHSARITELAAQRP from the coding sequence ATGACTGCCGAAACGGCCGCCGAACTCCACACGATCATCGACCTGATCCGCTACGGCACCAGCCGTTTCAACGCCGCCGGGCTGACCTTCGGGCACAGCTACGACAACGCCCTGGACGAAGCCACCCAGCTGGTCCTGCACAGCCTGCACCTGCCGCATGACCTTGGCCCGGCCTATGGCCAGGCGCGCCTGCTGCAGGACGAAAAGGTCCGCGTGCTGGAGCTGTTCCAGCGCCGTATCGACGAGCGCATCCCGGCCGCCTACCTGACCGGTGAGGCCTGGTTCGCCGGCCTGAGCTTCAAGAGCGACGCGCGCGCCCTGGTGCCGCGCTCGCCGATCGCCGAACTGATCGAGTGCGGCTTCGAGCCGTGGCTGGCCGGCCGCGATGTCCATCGCGCCCTCGACCTGTGCACCGGCTCGGGCTGCATCGCCATCGCCATGGGCCACTACTACCCGAACTGGGAAGTGGACGGTGTGGACCTCAGCGACGAGGCCCTGTCGCTGGCCGAAGAGAACAAGGAACGGCTGCAGACGCCGAACGTCACCCTGCTCAAGTCCGACCTGTTCAACGGCCTGACCGGCCGTCATTACGACCTGATCGTCACCAATCCCCCGTACGTCACCAACGACGAGACCGATGCCCTGCCGCAGGAATACTCCTACGAGCCGGAAATGGGCCTGCGTGCCGGCGACGATGGCCTGGACCTGGTGCTGAAGATCCTGCGCGATGCCCCGCTGCACCTGAGCGAGGATGGCCTGCTGATCTGTGAAGTGGGCGAGTCCGAGCAGCACCTGTACAAGCTGCTGCCGGAAGTGGATTTCCGCTGGGTCGAGTTCAAGGTCGGCCAGATGGGCATCTTCGCCGTCGAGTGCCGCGAACTGATCGCGCACAGTGCCCGCATCACCGAACTGGCAGCGCAGCGGCCGTGA
- the asd gene encoding archaetidylserine decarboxylase (Phosphatidylserine decarboxylase is synthesized as a single chain precursor. Generation of the pyruvoyl active site from a Ser is coupled to cleavage of a Gly-Ser bond between the larger (beta) and smaller (alpha chains). It is an integral membrane protein.), with translation MSLMTTLSYALPHRLLSSMARRLAYSSNPRISRWLIDTVTAKFGVNLAEAANPDPRSYRTFNQFFTRALKPGARVADADPRTLVMPADGRISQLGTIEDGRIFQAKGQSFTAAELLGDAKDAEVFHHGLFATVYLSPKDYHRVHMPWTGTLRETVHVPGRLFSVGPAAVNKVPGLFARNERLVCHFDTDFGPMVSVMVGALLVSGVETVWGGEEIPAYGDTITRKDYRGKGITLERFAEMARFNYGSTVIVLLPPGVAEFAPHLDAEHAVQLGQALATLK, from the coding sequence ATGAGTTTGATGACCACGCTGAGCTACGCCCTGCCCCACCGCCTGCTGTCGTCCATGGCGCGCAGACTGGCGTACTCGAGCAACCCGCGGATCTCGCGCTGGCTGATCGATACCGTGACCGCCAAGTTCGGCGTGAACCTGGCCGAAGCCGCCAACCCGGACCCGCGCAGCTACCGCACCTTCAATCAGTTCTTCACCCGTGCGTTGAAGCCGGGCGCGCGCGTGGCCGATGCCGATCCGCGCACGCTGGTCATGCCGGCCGACGGCCGGATCAGCCAGCTGGGCACGATCGAGGACGGGCGCATCTTCCAGGCCAAGGGGCAGTCCTTCACCGCCGCCGAACTGCTGGGCGATGCCAAGGATGCGGAAGTCTTCCACCACGGCCTGTTCGCCACGGTGTATCTCTCGCCGAAGGATTACCACCGCGTGCACATGCCGTGGACCGGCACGCTGCGCGAGACGGTGCATGTGCCGGGTCGGTTGTTCAGTGTCGGGCCGGCGGCGGTGAACAAGGTGCCCGGGCTGTTCGCCCGCAACGAGCGCCTGGTCTGCCACTTCGATACCGATTTCGGCCCGATGGTCTCGGTGATGGTCGGCGCATTGCTGGTCTCCGGCGTGGAGACGGTGTGGGGCGGCGAGGAGATCCCGGCCTACGGCGATACCATCACCCGCAAGGATTACCGCGGCAAGGGCATCACCCTGGAGCGCTTTGCGGAGATGGCGCGCTTCAATTACGGCTCGACCGTGATCGTGCTGCTGCCGCCAGGCGTGGCCGAGTTCGCGCCGCATCTGGACGCCGAGCATGCGGTGCAGTTGGGGCAGGCGCTGGCCACCCTGAAGTGA
- a CDS encoding aspartate-semialdehyde dehydrogenase, with product MSNPDRRFHVAVVGATGAVGETMLAILAERNFPIATLSLLASSRSAGGEIEYQGEKIKVQDLSTFDPNGVDIALFSAGGSVSKEFGPKFAAAGAVVIDNSSAFRYDDDVPLVVSEVNPEALKHRPRGIIANPNCSTMQMLVALAPLHRQYGIERINVATYQSVSGGGRSALEELGKQTGQLLSFQDIDPQRFPVQIAFNLIPHIDDFQDNGFTKEEMKLVWETRKILGDDSILVNPTAVRVPVFYGHSEAVTIETRDKVTPDAARELLARSPGVEVVDKHEAGGYPTPVTHASGTDAVYVGRIREDLSHPRGLNLWIVSDNIRKGAALNAVQLAELVAAEG from the coding sequence ATGAGCAATCCAGATCGTCGTTTCCACGTCGCCGTCGTCGGTGCCACCGGTGCTGTCGGCGAAACCATGCTGGCCATCCTGGCCGAGCGCAACTTCCCGATCGCCACGCTGAGCCTGCTCGCGTCCTCGCGTTCGGCAGGTGGCGAGATCGAGTACCAGGGCGAGAAGATCAAGGTCCAGGACCTGAGCACCTTCGATCCGAACGGCGTTGACATCGCGCTGTTCTCCGCCGGTGGCAGCGTCTCCAAGGAATTTGGCCCGAAGTTCGCCGCCGCCGGTGCGGTGGTGATCGACAACTCCTCGGCCTTCCGTTACGACGATGACGTGCCGCTGGTCGTCTCCGAAGTGAACCCGGAGGCGCTGAAGCACCGCCCGCGCGGCATCATCGCCAACCCGAACTGCTCGACCATGCAGATGCTGGTCGCACTTGCCCCGCTGCACCGCCAGTACGGCATCGAGCGCATCAACGTGGCGACCTACCAGTCCGTCTCCGGCGGTGGTCGCTCGGCGCTGGAAGAGCTCGGCAAGCAGACCGGCCAGCTGCTCAGCTTCCAGGACATCGACCCGCAGCGCTTCCCGGTGCAGATCGCGTTCAACCTGATCCCGCATATCGATGACTTCCAGGACAACGGTTTCACCAAGGAAGAGATGAAGCTGGTCTGGGAAACGCGCAAGATCCTCGGCGATGACAGCATCCTGGTGAACCCGACCGCCGTGCGCGTGCCCGTGTTCTACGGTCACTCCGAAGCGGTCACCATCGAAACCCGCGACAAGGTCACCCCGGATGCCGCGCGCGAACTGCTGGCGCGTTCGCCGGGCGTGGAAGTGGTCGACAAGCACGAGGCCGGTGGCTATCCGACCCCGGTCACCCATGCCTCGGGCACCGATGCCGTCTACGTCGGGCGCATCCGCGAGGATCTGTCGCACCCGCGTGGCCTGAACCTGTGGATCGTCTCGGACAACATCCGCAAGGGCGCGGCCCTCAATGCGGTGCAGCTGGCCGAGCTGGTCGCCGCCGAAGGCTGA
- a CDS encoding D-glycerate dehydrogenase, with the protein MADPRPKVWVSQPLFDDVVEQLGQHFDLTMTGDVTRYTPQGLAEQLAGVDGALITLNERIGAAEIANAPRLRAIANVGVGYNNLDIDALSAAGILASNTPDVLTETTADLGFALLMATARRITESERWLRDGQWGQWSFQTMLGADIHGSTLGILGMGRIGQGIARRGAHGFGMRVLYHNRSRLPEATEAEVGAQYVDLDTLLAQVDHLVLVLPYNASSHHIIDAAALAKMKPTATLVNIARGGIVDELALADALAKGRLAAAGLDVFEGEPTVRPELLALHNIVLTPHIGSASQATRRAMVQLAVDNLTAALGQGPNAGNPPSAINADAVAAVKTGGATVGGKKIDDAKR; encoded by the coding sequence ATGGCTGACCCGCGCCCCAAGGTCTGGGTCAGCCAGCCCCTGTTCGACGATGTCGTCGAGCAGCTCGGGCAGCATTTCGACCTGACCATGACCGGCGACGTCACCCGCTATACGCCGCAGGGGCTGGCCGAGCAGTTGGCTGGCGTCGATGGCGCGCTGATCACCCTCAACGAACGCATCGGCGCGGCCGAGATCGCCAACGCGCCGCGACTGCGCGCGATCGCCAACGTCGGTGTGGGCTACAACAACCTGGATATCGACGCGCTCAGCGCCGCCGGCATCCTGGCCAGCAACACCCCGGACGTGCTGACCGAGACCACGGCCGACCTCGGGTTCGCGCTGCTGATGGCCACCGCGCGCCGCATCACCGAATCCGAGCGCTGGTTGCGCGATGGCCAATGGGGCCAGTGGTCGTTCCAGACCATGCTCGGTGCGGATATCCACGGCAGCACGCTGGGCATCCTCGGCATGGGCCGCATCGGCCAGGGCATCGCCCGCCGCGGCGCGCACGGCTTCGGCATGCGCGTGCTGTACCACAACCGCTCGCGGCTGCCCGAGGCCACCGAGGCCGAGGTCGGTGCGCAGTACGTGGACCTGGACACCCTGCTGGCGCAGGTGGATCACCTTGTCCTGGTGCTGCCGTACAACGCCTCCTCGCATCACATCATCGATGCCGCCGCGCTGGCGAAGATGAAGCCGACCGCCACCCTGGTCAACATCGCCCGTGGCGGCATCGTGGATGAGCTGGCGCTCGCCGATGCCCTGGCCAAGGGTCGCCTGGCCGCGGCCGGGCTGGATGTGTTCGAAGGCGAGCCGACGGTGCGCCCGGAGCTGCTCGCCCTGCACAACATCGTGCTGACCCCGCATATCGGCAGTGCCAGCCAGGCCACGCGCCGGGCGATGGTGCAGCTGGCCGTGGACAACCTGACCGCCGCACTGGGGCAGGGGCCGAACGCGGGCAACCCGCCGAGCGCGATCAACGCCGACGCTGTCGCTGCCGTGAAAACCGGCGGCGCGACCGTGGGCGGCAAAAAAATCGACGACGCAAAACGATAG
- a CDS encoding ribonuclease E inhibitor RraB translates to MDITAINEMFANIRENTDWDLNGPMLWGYFFVNTTPEPLHGLGEKLVELGYTLVEVFEPDLEEGEAPYHVLHVERAEVHTEASLDARNHELQALAEANGVEDYDGMDVGPVEV, encoded by the coding sequence ATGGATATCACCGCAATCAACGAGATGTTCGCCAACATCCGTGAAAACACCGATTGGGACCTCAACGGCCCGATGCTGTGGGGCTACTTCTTCGTCAACACCACCCCGGAGCCGCTGCACGGCCTGGGCGAGAAGCTGGTCGAACTGGGGTACACCCTGGTGGAAGTGTTCGAACCGGATCTGGAAGAGGGCGAAGCCCCGTACCACGTGCTGCACGTGGAGCGCGCCGAGGTGCACACCGAAGCCTCGCTGGATGCCCGCAACCACGAGCTGCAGGCCCTGGCCGAAGCGAACGGCGTGGAAGACTACGACGGCATGGACGTCGGCCCGGTCGAGGTCTGA
- a CDS encoding SCO family protein, with product MFNRNVGIILLIALAAGLGLVVAQKVFAPKPGGERPATESITFYPQPRPLPDFNLGQSDGTRLIPGELKGHWTLVFLGFTFCPDVCPTTLADLAQAQKQWEALPETLRPRLVFISVDPERDTPARLGEYVHAFHKDTLAATADVPSLERFATSLGFVFQKVPGKHFDENPEDYTLEHSASLAVLDPEGRLAGLIRPPFQAQAIARDLQLLTEKSAP from the coding sequence ATGTTCAATCGCAATGTCGGCATCATCCTGCTGATCGCCCTGGCCGCCGGGCTGGGCCTGGTCGTGGCCCAGAAGGTCTTCGCGCCCAAGCCGGGCGGTGAACGACCGGCCACGGAATCGATCACGTTCTACCCGCAGCCGCGCCCGCTGCCCGATTTCAACCTCGGCCAGTCCGACGGCACCCGCCTGATCCCCGGCGAGCTGAAGGGCCATTGGACCCTGGTGTTCCTCGGCTTCACCTTCTGCCCGGACGTCTGCCCGACCACGCTGGCCGATCTGGCCCAGGCCCAGAAGCAGTGGGAAGCCCTGCCTGAAACACTGCGCCCGCGGCTGGTCTTCATTTCGGTCGATCCCGAGCGCGACACCCCGGCGCGGCTGGGCGAGTACGTCCACGCCTTCCACAAGGACACGCTGGCGGCCACGGCGGATGTGCCCTCGCTGGAGCGCTTCGCCACCTCGCTGGGCTTCGTGTTCCAGAAGGTGCCCGGCAAGCATTTCGATGAAAACCCCGAGGACTACACCCTCGAGCACTCGGCCAGCCTGGCCGTGCTGGACCCGGAAGGCCGCCTGGCCGGCCTGATCCGCCCTCCTTTCCAAGCGCAGGCCATCGCCCGCGACCTGCAACTGCTGACCGAGAAATCCGCCCCATGA
- a CDS encoding FimV/HubP family polar landmark protein — protein sequence MKNRAPGAVRPLKYVSTLLLALASSSAMALGLGDIRVLSKPGQPLLAEIPVISADPSELENLRVALASSATFARVGLEPPSGLVSELQFELTRNAQGRAVVRVSSQAPVATPSLNFLIEADWGQGRLVREYSALVDAPNSAATVAEPEIVAPAGAMSNAIIREPAPEAAPVAATPSRGAQPATTPRPAAPRAAPSAPVAADGSVTVQRGQTLSQIAGSLAREQGINRDQAMIALLRANPDAFIRGNVNLLKQGAVLRTPGADGVAQIDAKQAAAIVREHTAQWRQSRAAIPQPADSGVAAAPAPATAAPAATQGARLEIAPAVAAAGTTAGTTTGTAAGTEGDMLANEQLRQAKEDVATRDAEIQELRERVAELEKLKAQQASLIEMRDTDLAAAQQRLEQAPGTRDSAGGGWYWLGLVVLLLVVGGWALLRRRKPSPLPPLARDGLDGASLAAAVPAADQGDELAAQRDDAHRLPDEQAVADADVYAGLRREPVFSPTPSMHDAEPQVPLDDPRWSAPATDEAPVLPEVEPTAASAYGIEADAQHVTVDDALFRDPAPLIEPPAHALEAQAHPSFRGVFEFPDESVAGEAHGSEASDDHAGFDAAPVIASADDTARADDIADAAAPPADEAPIAPVGSPGRDRLELAIAYLDLGDAETARTLLHEVAVGADPHSQAEARELLARLG from the coding sequence ATGAAGAACCGGGCTCCGGGCGCAGTGCGTCCGCTCAAGTATGTATCGACGCTGCTGCTGGCCCTGGCCAGCAGTTCGGCCATGGCCCTGGGCCTGGGCGATATCCGGGTGCTGTCCAAGCCGGGCCAGCCGCTGCTGGCCGAAATTCCCGTCATTTCCGCCGATCCTTCGGAACTGGAAAACCTCCGCGTCGCGCTGGCCTCGTCGGCCACGTTCGCCCGGGTGGGCCTGGAGCCGCCGTCCGGGCTGGTCAGTGAGCTGCAGTTCGAGCTGACCCGCAATGCGCAGGGCCGCGCCGTGGTGCGCGTGAGCAGCCAGGCACCGGTCGCCACGCCCTCGTTGAATTTCCTGATCGAAGCCGACTGGGGGCAGGGCCGCCTGGTCCGTGAGTATTCCGCCCTGGTGGACGCGCCCAACAGCGCCGCCACCGTGGCCGAGCCGGAGATCGTCGCCCCTGCCGGCGCGATGTCCAACGCCATCATCCGTGAGCCCGCACCAGAGGCCGCACCTGTTGCCGCCACGCCGTCGCGTGGTGCGCAACCGGCCACCACGCCGCGCCCGGCCGCGCCACGTGCGGCACCCAGTGCGCCGGTCGCCGCTGATGGCAGCGTTACGGTGCAGCGCGGGCAGACCCTCTCGCAGATCGCCGGCTCGCTGGCCCGCGAGCAGGGCATCAACCGCGACCAGGCGATGATCGCGCTGCTGCGGGCCAATCCCGATGCCTTCATCCGTGGCAACGTGAACCTGCTCAAACAGGGCGCGGTGCTGCGCACGCCGGGCGCCGACGGGGTGGCGCAGATCGATGCAAAGCAGGCTGCGGCGATCGTGCGCGAGCACACCGCGCAGTGGCGGCAGTCGCGTGCGGCGATCCCGCAACCGGCCGACAGTGGCGTCGCCGCAGCGCCGGCACCCGCCACCGCGGCCCCGGCCGCCACCCAGGGCGCTCGCCTTGAAATCGCGCCGGCCGTTGCCGCCGCAGGCACCACCGCAGGTACAACCACCGGCACCGCTGCCGGCACCGAGGGCGACATGCTGGCTAACGAACAACTGCGACAGGCCAAGGAAGACGTTGCCACGCGCGATGCCGAGATCCAGGAACTGCGTGAGCGCGTGGCCGAGCTGGAAAAGCTCAAGGCGCAGCAGGCCTCGCTGATCGAGATGAGGGACACCGACCTGGCCGCCGCGCAACAGCGTCTGGAGCAGGCGCCCGGTACGCGCGACAGCGCCGGCGGTGGCTGGTACTGGCTGGGCCTGGTCGTGCTGCTGCTGGTGGTCGGGGGATGGGCGCTGCTGCGCCGCCGCAAGCCGTCGCCGCTGCCGCCACTGGCGCGTGATGGGCTCGACGGCGCCTCGCTGGCCGCGGCCGTGCCGGCGGCCGACCAGGGGGACGAACTGGCCGCACAGCGCGATGACGCGCACCGCTTGCCCGACGAGCAAGCCGTTGCCGACGCCGACGTCTATGCCGGGCTGCGCCGTGAGCCGGTCTTCTCGCCCACGCCTTCCATGCACGACGCCGAGCCGCAGGTTCCTCTCGATGATCCTCGCTGGAGCGCCCCCGCGACGGACGAAGCGCCGGTGTTGCCGGAGGTCGAGCCCACCGCTGCATCCGCCTACGGCATCGAGGCCGACGCGCAGCATGTGACCGTGGACGATGCGCTGTTCCGTGACCCGGCACCGCTGATCGAGCCGCCGGCGCACGCGTTGGAAGCCCAAGCGCACCCCTCGTTCCGCGGCGTCTTCGAATTCCCGGACGAATCCGTGGCCGGCGAAGCGCACGGTTCAGAGGCGAGCGATGATCACGCTGGCTTCGACGCTGCGCCGGTCATCGCCAGTGCGGACGACACGGCCCGCGCGGATGACATTGCCGATGCTGCTGCTCCGCCAGCCGACGAGGCCCCCATCGCCCCGGTCGGCAGCCCTGGCCGCGACCGCCTGGAACTGGCCATTGCCTATCTGGACCTCGGTGACGCCGAGACCGCGCGCACGCTGCTGCACGAAGTGGCCGTCGGTGCCGACCCGCACAGCCAGGCCGAGGCGCGCGAACTGCTGGCGCGGCTGGGATGA